The region ACCGGGACCACTCCCGCGCCACGTCGCTGCTCGAGCGGCTGGCCGCACGCGCCGACGTGCTGGCCGACCTCGCCGCGCGCTGCCGGCGCGAGGTGCTGCGCCCGCCCAACCTCGCCGTCCCCGACGTCTCGCGGCTCGGGGACGTGCCCGACCAGCGTGACGCCCTCGCGGCCTACCTCACGCGGCTCGAGCTCGTGGCGCGCGCGATGGACGCCGTCGAGGACGCGTACACGACGCCGCTGCGCACCCGCGCGTCGCTGCGGTTCCGGCTCACGAGCGCGACCGAGCGCGCGCGCCGCAACGGCCGCGCGGACTCGCCCACGGTGGCGGCGGCGCAGCGGGAGACGAGGGAAGCCGTCGAGACCACCCCCTGCGACGTCGAGCTCGCCGTCGACCTGGTGGACCTGTACGAACGCCTGACCCAGCAGCTGCCCTCGCGCGCCGGCGCGAGCGGAACCACGGAGGCACCAGCGTGAGCACCGCGACGACCTGCACCCAGCCGGGGTGCACCGGACAGATCGAGGACGGCTACTGCAACGTCTGCGGCTCGCCCGCCGGGGCGGCGCCGCTGCCCGCGGGGGTCGCGACGGCGCCCGCCCAGGCGGGTGGGTCGCCCCAGTTCGCGCAGGGCACGGGGCTGCGGCCCGCGCCCGGCGCGGGCGGCGCGGGCGGGGGCGGTGCGGGCGGGGGCGGTGCGGGCGGGGGCGGTGCGTCCTCGACCCCGGCCCCCTCCTCGGGCCCCGGCGCGGCCAACCTGTCTCCCGCCTCGAGCCGCGTCTCGACGCGCACCTCCTCCTCGCGCCTGGAGACGGCCGCGATCGGGTCGGCGCGCGGGTCGCGCACGGCCCGCCGCACCGGGACGTCCTCGACGCGGCTGCGCGGCCACCGGATCGGCGCCGGGCTCACCACCGTCCCACCGACCCCCGTGGCCGATCCGCTGCAGGCGATCATGGCGACGCCGGAGCTGGCGGAGTCCAAGCGGTTCTGCCCCTCGTGCGGGGCGGCGGTCGGGCGCTCGCGCGACGGCGTCGTCGGCCGCACGCAGGGGTTCTGCGCCGCGTGCGGGAGCCGGTACGACTTCGACCCGACGCTCGGCCCGGGCGACCTCGTCGGCGGGCAGTACGAGGTGGTCGGAGCGCTCGCGCACGGCGGGCTCGGCTGGATCTACCTCGCGCGCGACCAGAACGTCTCGGGGCGCTGGGTGGTGCTCAAGGGCCTGCTGAACGCGGGGGACAAGGACGCCTACGAGGCGGCCATCGCCGAGCGCGAGTTCCTCGCCGAGGTCGAGCACCCGCTGATCGTGGAGATCTACAACTTCGCGCTGCACGACGGCGCGGGCTACACGGTCATGGAGTACGTGGGCGGCAAGTCGCTCAAGGAGATCCTCACCGACCGCCGCGAGGCGAACAACGGCGTCGTGGACCCCCTGCCGGTGGACCAGGCGCTCGCCTACGTGCTCGAGATCCTGCCGGCGTTCTCCTACCTGCACGACCACAATCTCCTGTACTGCGACTTCAAGCCCGACAACATGATCCAGCAGGGTGAGCGGCTCAAGCTCATCGACCTGGGCGGCGTGCGGCGGGCGAACGACGAGACGTCCGCGATCTTCGGCACGGTGGGCTACCAGGCGCCGGAGGTCCCCACCGACGGGCCCACGATCGCGTCGGACATCTACACGATCGGGCGCACGCTCGCGACGATGGTGCTGGACTTCCGGGGCAACACGTCCACGTACGTCGCCTCGCTCCCGCCCGTGGCCGACACCCCGGTGTTCCAGCAGTACGACTCCTTCTACCGGCTCGTGGCCAAGGCCTGCGCGCCGGATGCCGCGGACCGCTTCGCCGCCGTCGACGAGCTGCGCACGCAGGTCGTCGGCGTGCTGCGCGAGGTGGTCGCGACCAACCGCGGCCCGGGCAGCCCGGCGCTGCACTCCTCCGCCTCGGTCCACTTCGAGGCGCCGATGGCGGACTCGACCGGTGCGCCGCTCGGGTGGGACGAGCTCCCGGTGCTCAAGGTCGACCCGACCGACCCGATGGCCAACTGGCTCGCGGGGATCAACGACCCCGTGGGACGGCTCAACGCCCTCCAGGGCGCCGCGCAGGACACCGTGGAGGTGCGGCTCGCGCGCATCCACGCGGCGATCGGCGCCGGCCGGTTCGAGCTCGCGCAGGAGGGCATCACCGCGCTGCTGAACGCCGACCCGTGGGAGTGGCGCGCCGTGTGGCTCGCGGGCCTGCGGGAGATGGCGATGGGCGACGTCGTGGCCGCGCGCGCGAGCTTCAACGCCGTCTACGGCCAGGTGCCCGGCGAGCTCGCCCCGAAGCTGGCGCTCGCGACGACGTGCGAGCTCTCGGGCGAGGTGGACGTCGCCGAGCAGATGTACGTCGTGTGCGCGCGCTCGGACGCGAACTTCACCGCGCCGTCGGCTTTCGGTCTCGCGCGGATCCGCGCGCAGCGCTCCGACGCTCAGGGCACGCTGCACGCGCTCGACCTCGTGGCGCCCACGCGCGCCTCCTACCCCGTCGCGCGCGTGCGCCGGGCGGGCGTGCTGGTCAACACCTCGAGCACGCTCGGCGGTCTCGACGACGCGCTGACCAGCATCAAGGGCGTCCCGGTCGAGCCCGCGCTGCGCGCCGACCTCGAGATCGCCGTCTACACGGCCGCGCTCACCCAGGTGCTGCGCGACAAGCGCGTCAGCGGGAACGTCGGGGGAGTGGTGGCCAAGGAGCAGCCGCTGCGGCTCGCGCTCGAGGCCGCCTACCGCCGTCGGGCCCGGATGGCCCGCGGTGAGGACGAGCGGATCGACCTCGTCGACCGCGCCAACGCCGTACGACCGAGGACCACGACATGACCGGTGACACCACGACACTCGCCTGCCCCGTGTGCGGCGGCCTGATCGAGTCCGGCGCGCGGTTCTGCGAGGACTGCGGCACCGCGGTCCTCGTGCCCGACGGCGAGGCGTCCGACGGCGTGGCTTCGGCGGAGGCGGCACCCGACGGCGAGGCGTCCCCGGGCGAGCAGGTCGACGGCGAGGCGGTCGACGGCGAGGCCGGGCTCGCGTCCGATCCGGCCCCCGCGCCGGACCCGGGCCCCGCACCCGACCCGGGCCCGCCAGCGCCGTCGCCCACACCCGATCCGACGCCGGCGTCGGCGCCGCCCGCGACCGCGCCGCCCGCGACCGCGCCGGACCCTGCGCCGTCGCCCGCACCGCTGTGGGCGCCCGCGCCCGCGGCCTCCTCGGCGCAGCTGCCGAGCTGGGGCGCGCACGTCGACCCGTTCAGCCCGCTGCTTCCGCCCGAGGACCTCGAACCCGAGGCGCTCGCGCCCGCCGTGCTCATCACGGACTTCGAGCCCGGGGTGGGCACGGAGGTCGCGGACCCGTCGACCCTGGCGGCCGACCCCGCCGTCGATCACGCGCCGGCGACGGCTGCCGTGGCGCCCCGCGAGGCACCGACCGAGGCGATCGGCGTCGAGCGCCCGTGCGCGCGCTGCGGCGGCTCGATCGCCCGCGACGGCTACTGCGAGATGTGCGGCGAGCCCGCCGCGTCCGAGCGCGACCACTACCGCGAGTCGCCCGCACCGTGGGTGGGGGCGCGTGCGACCGCGGGATCGTCCACTCGCGCAACGAGGACGCGATGTCGATCGGCGTCCTCGACCCGGCGGGCGACGTCGCGGCCCTCGTGGTGTGCGACGGCGTCTCCTCCGCCCCCGACTCCGACGTCGCCTCGCTCGCGGCGGCGCGGGCGGCGTCGACCGTGATCCTCGACGGGATCCGGAACGCGACCGCGCCGAGCGCCGAGCAGATCCGCGAGCTGTCGGCGCTGCTGGCGCGCGCCGCCGTCGCCGGGAACGAGGCCGTGGTCGCCGCGACCGACCCGGACTCGACGGAGGAGAACCCACCGTCGTGCACCTTCGTGGCCGCCGCGATCGACGGCCCGCTCGTCGTGACGGCGTGGCTCGGGGACTCGCGCGCCTACTGGCTGCCGGACGACGGTGTGGCGCGCCAGCTGTCGGTGGACCACTCGTGGGCGCAGGAGGCCATCGCGCAGGGGATGTCGCGGTTCGAGGCGGAGCGTGCGCCGCACGCCCACGCGATCACGCGGTGGCTCGGCGCGGACGCGCCCGACGTCGCCGTCCGCAGCGACGCGATGGTCGCCCACGGCTCGGGCTGGGTGCTCGTGTGCTCCGACGGGCTGTGGAACTACTGCTCACCCGCCCCGGACGTGCAGGCGCTGGTGACCTCGAGCATCGGGGCGGTCGGCAGCGACCCGACGACGCTGGCGGCCGAGCTCGTGCGCTGGGCCAACGACCAGGGCGGGCGCGACAACATCACGGTCGCGCTGGCGCGCATCGACCCGGCCAACCACGACTGAGACGGGTGCGGCGCGTCCCGACGACCCGACCGCCGTCCACCGCCGACCGACCAGGATCCTCACCGCGCCGCCGTGGTGACTAGCCTGGGACCAGCACATCGACCGATCGACCCGGAGGTTCCCCGTGGCCACGTTCTCTGCCCAGGTGTTCTCGAACGAGTTCCTGCCGGAGGGAGCCACCGACGTCCACGCCATCGTCTCGGTGCAGGCGAGCGGGGTGGACGCGTCCTCCGGACTCGGTGCGGGCGAGAGCACGGCGGGCGCCGCCGAGATCATCATCTTCGACTCCTCCGGCTCCATGACCGGGCGCAACATCGAGTCGGCGAAGCACGCGGCCGCCGTCGCCGTCGACGCGATCCCGGACGGGACGTACTTCGCGATCGTCCAGGGGAGCCACGTCGCCAACCGTGTCTTCCCCTACCCCAACGCCCCGGTCAAGATCGTGCAGATGGAGCCGGGTGCCCGCGCCGAGGCGAAGCGCGCGATCGGGCGCGTGACGCCGTCGGGCGGGACCGCGATGAGCTCGTGGCTGCTGCTCGCGGACGAGATCTTCGCGACGCTGCCGCCCGGGGTGCGCAAGCACGCCATCCTGCTGACCGACGGCAAGAACGAGTCCGAGCCCGCGGGCAACCTCTCGCGCGCCATCCGCCGCGTGCAGGGCAACTTCCAGGTGGACGCGCGCGGCGTCGGCGACCGCTGGATCGTCGAGGAGGTCCGGGAGATCTCGACGGCGCTGCTCGGCACGGTCGGCCTCATCGCCGACCCCTCGCAGATCGCCGCCGACTTCGAGCAGATGATCAAGGCCTCCGTGAGCAAGGGCATCGCGGACGCGCAGCTGCGCGTGTGGATCCCGCAGGGGGCCCAGCTGCTGTTCGTGCGCCAGGTCGCCCCGACGCTCGAGGACCTCACGGCGCGGCGGATCGACGTCAACCCGCTCACGGGCGGCTTCCCCACCGGCTCCTGGGGGAACGAAGAGCGCGAGTACCACGTGGCCGTGCGGGTCGGTTCGAAGCCGGTCGGCGCCGAGCAGCTCGTGGCGCGCGTGCAGTTCACGGTCGACGGGCAGGTGCACGCCTCCGGCCTCGTGAAGGCGCAGTGGTCCTCGGACGCGAACCTGACGGCGCGCATCAGCCCCGAGGTGGCGCACTACACCGGCCAGGCGGAGCTGGCCTCTGTCATCCAGGAGGGTCTCGCCGCCAAGTCGGCGGGCGACGAGGCGACGGCGACCGTCAAGCTCGGCCGTGCCGTCCAGCTCGCGCAGCAGACGGGTAACGAGGAGGCCACCTCGCGCCTGCGGCGCGTGGTCGAGATCGAGGACCCGGACCGCGGGACGGTCCGGCTGCGGCGCGACACCTCCAAGCTCGACGAGATGGCGCTCGACACCGGCTCCACCAAGACGACGCGGGTGCGCAAGTGAGCGTGATCTGCCCCGAGGGGCACACGTCCGCCTCCACCGACTACTGCGACACCTGCGGTGCGCCGATCGGGGCGGCGACGACGTCGGCGCCGTCGGGCCCGGCCGCCGGGTCCGGTGCCGCCGCCGCGGGGTCGGCGGAAGCCGCCGAGCCCACGACCTGCCCGCACTGCCAGGCGCCCGCGCCCGCCGGTGCGCTGTTCTGCGAGAACTGCGGCTACGACTTCACGACGGGGACGGCGCCGTCGTCGTCCGCACGGTTCGCGGCACCCGACTCGGGGGCGACGCCGATCACCCCGCCCGCGCCGCCGGAGCAGCCGGCGTCCTCGCTCGACCTCGACCCGCTGTCGGCCCCCGCGCCCGTGGCGGTGGAGCCGCACGAGGGTGAGGGCTCGCCGTCGGACCCCGACGGGGAGCCGGCCGGCGCGGCCGCTGGCGAGGGTGAGGCTGAGGGCGAGGGCGAGCCCCGCGCGAGCGGGCCGGGCGCCGACGGGGCCGGGTCGGGCGAGCCCGACGGCGGGTCCGGCGACGGCGAGTCGCAGGATCCGGCGACGAACGCCGTCGAGCGCACGGGGTCTCGTTCTCTGCCCGCCCCGGCCGTTCCCGGCCCGGACGAGTGGGTCGCGGAGGTCTGGGTCGACCCGGACTGGTACGCGGAGCAGGGCCCGGAGGACCCGATCCCGTCGGTGGGGATGCCGACCGTCGTGCCGCTGCGCTCGCGCAGCGTGCTCGTGGGCCGGCCCTCGCGCTCGCGCGGGATCCACCCCGACGTCGACTGCGGCGCCGACACCGGTGTCTCGCGACGCCAGTGCCAGCTCACGACCGACGGGCTGCGCTGGTTCGTGGAGGACCTGCAGTCCGCGAACGGCACCTACCTCAGCCCGGTGGGTGAGGCGCTGCCGACGAGCCCCATCACGGCGGGGAGCCGCGAGGAGCTCGAGGAGGGCACGCGCATCTTCGTCGGCGGCTGGACGCGCATCGTTGTGCGGCGGGGTGTTCCCGGCGAGGTGTGACCCCTCCTCGGGCCGGGGCGAGTAGCCTCGCTGGCACCCCCTTCCCGGCCAGCGAGGACGCACCGTGAGCACACCCAGCGTGAGCAACTCCATCACCATCCGCCTCGAGGTCCCGCCGCACGCGGCCTCGGTGAGCACCCTCACGACGGCGGTGGAGGGCGCGGGCGGCGTCGTCACCGCGGTGGACGTGTCCGGGTCGGGCGCCGACCACCTGCAGGTCGACCTGACCGTCGCCACGGGTGGGGAGCAGGACCGCGAGCGCATCGTGCAGACGCTGCGCGACATGCCCGGGGTGACCGTCGGGCCCGTCTCAGACCGCGTCTTCCTGGCGCACCTGGGCGGCAAGCTGACGATCGAGTCGCGCGTGCCGATCCGCCACCGCGACGATCTCTCGCTCGTCTACACGCCCGGTGTCGCGCGCGTGAGCAAGCAGGTGGCGGACCACCCGGAGGACGCGCGCCGTCTGACGATCAAGCGCAACACCGTCGCGGTGGTCTCCGACGGGTCGGCGGTGCTCGGGCTGGGCAACATCGGGCCGCTCGGTGCGCTGCCGGTGATGGAGGGCAAGGCGGCGCTGTTCAAGCGGTTCGCGGACATCGACGCGTTCCCGCTGGTGCTCGACACCCAGGACGTCGAGGAGATCATCGCGACCGTCAAGAACGTCGCGCCGGTCTTCGCGGGCATCAACCTCGAGGACATCTCCGCGCCGCGCTGCTTCGAGATCGAGGCGCGGCTGCGGGCGGAGCTCGACATTCCCGTGTTCCACGACGACCAGCACGGGACGGGCATCGTGGCGACGGCCGCGCTGCTGAACGCGCTGACGGTGGTGGGCAAGAGGGTCGAGGACGTACGGGTCGTGCTGTCGGGCGCCGGTGCCGCGGGATCCGCCGTGCTGCGGATGATGCAGGCGGCCGGGGTCCAGGACGTCACGGTGATCGACATCGACGGGATCGTCCACCCCTCCCGGGAGGGGATGCACCCCTCGCTCCAGGAGATCGCGGACAAGACCAACCCGCGGGGGCTCACCGGGACGCTCTCCGACGCCATCGTGGGGGCCGACGTCTTCATCGGGGTGTCCGCGCCGAACATCCTGAGCGAGGCCGACGTGCAGCAGATGGCGCCCGACTCGATCGTGTTCGCGCTGGCGAACCCGGTGGCGGAGATCGACCCGGCGGTCGCGTCCCGGCACGCGGCCGTCGTCGCGTCCGGACGCAGCGACTACGCCAACCAGATCAACAACGTGCTCGCGTTCCCCGGTGTCTTCCGCGGTCTGCTGGACGCCCGCTCCAACGAGGTGACCGACGAGATGATGCTGGCGGCCGCGAAGGCGCTGGCCGCCGTCGTGACGCCGGACCAGCTGAACCCGACCTACGTGATCCCGAGCGTCTTCCACCCGGACGTGCACGAGACGGTGGCCGCGGCGGTCCGGCAGGTGGCCGAGCGCGGCCGCTGACGCCGCCCGCTCCGGCCGGCCGGTCGGCCCGGACCGCGCCTGCGCCCGCGCCCGCGGTGCGGGCTCCGCGTTCTCGGTGCCGGGCTCCCGCCTCCCGCCCCGGCGTCTTCTGTCTGGCTCGCCCACCGATTGCGCGCGTTTTGCTGCTTCGCCGCACCTGAAGCAGCAAAATCTGCGCACCGGGCGCACCGTCCGGAGGGTCGGGCGGGATGCGGGATGCCGGGCGGGACCCGGGGTGCGGTACGGGCGCGCGACTCCCGGTGACGTCGGTGCGGACGGGGGCGGAGTGGCCGGCTAACCGAGGTGGGTGTGCGCGGAGCGGAGTCGTGCCAGCAGGCTCCGCGGATCGACCAGGGTGGCACCGGTCGCCTCGTGAACGGTCCACCCGGCGTCGCGGAACCGCTGGTGGCGCTCGACGTCGATCCGCCAGGTCCGCCGGTCGGTGCGGTGGACGTCGCCCAGGTACTCGATGGCGATCTTCAGATCCGGGTAGCTGAGGTCGGGCCGTCCGAGGTACGCGCCGTCGGCGTAGGCGGGTGCGTTCACGGCGGGGCGGGGCAGGCCTGCCCGTTCGATGATGCGCCGCAGGGTCGTCTCCGGCATCGAGTCGGTGCCGGGGACCACGAGCTCCAGCGCCTGTCGCGCCGTCCGCAGCCCGGCACAGGGCGGGGACCCGCCGACGTGCGCGCGGAGGTGCTCCAGGTTCGTGACGGGGTTTCGCCGACGTGTGAGGGCGTCGCCGACCTCGATCATCTCCTCCAGCGTCAGGTCCCTCGCGAGGTGGAGGAACGTCGTGG is a window of Litorihabitans aurantiacus DNA encoding:
- a CDS encoding serine/threonine-protein kinase; this encodes MSTATTCTQPGCTGQIEDGYCNVCGSPAGAAPLPAGVATAPAQAGGSPQFAQGTGLRPAPGAGGAGGGGAGGGGAGGGGASSTPAPSSGPGAANLSPASSRVSTRTSSSRLETAAIGSARGSRTARRTGTSSTRLRGHRIGAGLTTVPPTPVADPLQAIMATPELAESKRFCPSCGAAVGRSRDGVVGRTQGFCAACGSRYDFDPTLGPGDLVGGQYEVVGALAHGGLGWIYLARDQNVSGRWVVLKGLLNAGDKDAYEAAIAEREFLAEVEHPLIVEIYNFALHDGAGYTVMEYVGGKSLKEILTDRREANNGVVDPLPVDQALAYVLEILPAFSYLHDHNLLYCDFKPDNMIQQGERLKLIDLGGVRRANDETSAIFGTVGYQAPEVPTDGPTIASDIYTIGRTLATMVLDFRGNTSTYVASLPPVADTPVFQQYDSFYRLVAKACAPDAADRFAAVDELRTQVVGVLREVVATNRGPGSPALHSSASVHFEAPMADSTGAPLGWDELPVLKVDPTDPMANWLAGINDPVGRLNALQGAAQDTVEVRLARIHAAIGAGRFELAQEGITALLNADPWEWRAVWLAGLREMAMGDVVAARASFNAVYGQVPGELAPKLALATTCELSGEVDVAEQMYVVCARSDANFTAPSAFGLARIRAQRSDAQGTLHALDLVAPTRASYPVARVRRAGVLVNTSSTLGGLDDALTSIKGVPVEPALRADLEIAVYTAALTQVLRDKRVSGNVGGVVAKEQPLRLALEAAYRRRARMARGEDERIDLVDRANAVRPRTTT
- a CDS encoding zinc ribbon domain-containing protein; this encodes MTGDTTTLACPVCGGLIESGARFCEDCGTAVLVPDGEASDGVASAEAAPDGEASPGEQVDGEAVDGEAGLASDPAPAPDPGPAPDPGPPAPSPTPDPTPASAPPATAPPATAPDPAPSPAPLWAPAPAASSAQLPSWGAHVDPFSPLLPPEDLEPEALAPAVLITDFEPGVGTEVADPSTLAADPAVDHAPATAAVAPREAPTEAIGVERPCARCGGSIARDGYCEMCGEPAASERDHYRESPAPWVGARATAGSSTRATRTRCRSASSTRRATSRPSWCATASPPPPTPTSPRSRRRGRRRP
- a CDS encoding PP2C family protein-serine/threonine phosphatase produces the protein MGVLDPAGDVAALVVCDGVSSAPDSDVASLAAARAASTVILDGIRNATAPSAEQIRELSALLARAAVAGNEAVVAATDPDSTEENPPSCTFVAAAIDGPLVVTAWLGDSRAYWLPDDGVARQLSVDHSWAQEAIAQGMSRFEAERAPHAHAITRWLGADAPDVAVRSDAMVAHGSGWVLVCSDGLWNYCSPAPDVQALVTSSIGAVGSDPTTLAAELVRWANDQGGRDNITVALARIDPANHD
- a CDS encoding vWA domain-containing protein, encoding MATFSAQVFSNEFLPEGATDVHAIVSVQASGVDASSGLGAGESTAGAAEIIIFDSSGSMTGRNIESAKHAAAVAVDAIPDGTYFAIVQGSHVANRVFPYPNAPVKIVQMEPGARAEAKRAIGRVTPSGGTAMSSWLLLADEIFATLPPGVRKHAILLTDGKNESEPAGNLSRAIRRVQGNFQVDARGVGDRWIVEEVREISTALLGTVGLIADPSQIAADFEQMIKASVSKGIADAQLRVWIPQGAQLLFVRQVAPTLEDLTARRIDVNPLTGGFPTGSWGNEEREYHVAVRVGSKPVGAEQLVARVQFTVDGQVHASGLVKAQWSSDANLTARISPEVAHYTGQAELASVIQEGLAAKSAGDEATATVKLGRAVQLAQQTGNEEATSRLRRVVEIEDPDRGTVRLRRDTSKLDEMALDTGSTKTTRVRK
- a CDS encoding FHA domain-containing protein, giving the protein MSVICPEGHTSASTDYCDTCGAPIGAATTSAPSGPAAGSGAAAAGSAEAAEPTTCPHCQAPAPAGALFCENCGYDFTTGTAPSSSARFAAPDSGATPITPPAPPEQPASSLDLDPLSAPAPVAVEPHEGEGSPSDPDGEPAGAAAGEGEAEGEGEPRASGPGADGAGSGEPDGGSGDGESQDPATNAVERTGSRSLPAPAVPGPDEWVAEVWVDPDWYAEQGPEDPIPSVGMPTVVPLRSRSVLVGRPSRSRGIHPDVDCGADTGVSRRQCQLTTDGLRWFVEDLQSANGTYLSPVGEALPTSPITAGSREELEEGTRIFVGGWTRIVVRRGVPGEV
- a CDS encoding NAD-dependent malic enzyme, translated to MSTPSVSNSITIRLEVPPHAASVSTLTTAVEGAGGVVTAVDVSGSGADHLQVDLTVATGGEQDRERIVQTLRDMPGVTVGPVSDRVFLAHLGGKLTIESRVPIRHRDDLSLVYTPGVARVSKQVADHPEDARRLTIKRNTVAVVSDGSAVLGLGNIGPLGALPVMEGKAALFKRFADIDAFPLVLDTQDVEEIIATVKNVAPVFAGINLEDISAPRCFEIEARLRAELDIPVFHDDQHGTGIVATAALLNALTVVGKRVEDVRVVLSGAGAAGSAVLRMMQAAGVQDVTVIDIDGIVHPSREGMHPSLQEIADKTNPRGLTGTLSDAIVGADVFIGVSAPNILSEADVQQMAPDSIVFALANPVAEIDPAVASRHAAVVASGRSDYANQINNVLAFPGVFRGLLDARSNEVTDEMMLAAAKALAAVVTPDQLNPTYVIPSVFHPDVHETVAAAVRQVAERGR